The DNA region AAATCTGATGATTTCGAAAGTTTTGCAACAATAATATTGTGACCAACATAATTGCTAGTAATTTTTCCCAAGATCCCTACACCGATATGACCAAGGCGATCACaagtcttgaatttatcaagattctgaaaaattattttatatgcaacaTGTAGTATGGGTTTGATGTGTGTATAGTACAATCTAGATGATAAAGAAGAAGTTTTCTCAAGCACATACTTGTCGTATCAATTAAATTTGGTGAGAAATAAGTATTTATCACCGTTTTCAGTTTGAGTTTCCACAAGAAAATTATTTAAACGGATATCTTTATAACTGAGTAAGGAACGAGTGAAATTGGGATACAGGAgtacattcttgatcactatGTTTATACCTATAGGAAGATTAATTGTGACTCGACTCGAACCGACAATTAATGTATCGCGTCCGGCGATGCTTATAACATTTCCATGTTTCTTTATAAGAGTAagagtataaaaatattttgtattctATAGTATTGTGTTAGTGCAACTATCCACTAAATAAATTTCTTCCTCTATTTGTTTGCTTCACGCAAAAATTCGGTGATATTCCGGCTGATTAATGAAGTTTAGAACAAAAGTGCGTAATACATGTTGAAGTTAATTATGATCAATCAATAACTGCAATTTCCAGTTATTAGTGTCTGTTGCATCGGACAACTTTCATTCAGTTTGTATAAAAAGACAACAACAGTGCAATGGAATCAATGAATTTAGTCTCTACCATTCCCTATTCTCTGTCCAACCATTTTCTACTTACAACAATAACGCGTTAGAATAGAAAGTAATTGGACAATAGAGAGACGAACCATTAATTTCATTGCAATGTTCCTATACATTTAAATGGACGGAAGTTACCACTGGGGAGACACCCCTCCCCTAAGGACAATAATAACTAGTAATTGCAGACAGTAATTGATGACTCATTACATTAACCGTAGCATAAACATAAGCCGCACGCAATATCCAATACAAGAAACAAGCTAAGAAATACATTAGGGAACTTAATATCTATGTTCATGTGCTCCATAGAACAAGCAAACCAATGAGAAGCAATAGAAAATCAATTACGGGCTTATATTTTGAGATGTGGAAGAATATGCATCAAAGAACTAATTTGCTGTAAGACATTTGCATTTGGAATGCCTACCATGTGCAATCGAACCTCAGTTACTTTGGTGATTGGCTGATCGCCATCTGTATTTAGCTTTGTCAAATGAAAATTGTATTAAAAGATTCGTTATAAAAAATAACTCTGCCAATATACATCTTTGAATATTTGATAAGATGTACTTAGAAAACTGATAATCAAATTTGTGCAGTCACTGATTATCGATGCCTTGAATGTCAAACGAATACGACGCTAGGCATAATAGCACCGCTGCAAATGTAGAGAAGTTGTACTAGAGTGAAGAAATTACACGCGGCAAGACTCGGACAGGTCATATGGCAACTAAGGTCTGCAACCTCGCACACCGAATAGAAGCCCTTGAGCACATCATCTGCAGTAGGTGCAAAAGGCGATGCAACGGTTAAGTTCTGGCATGAACGCAAAAAAGTTCTGTGGCCCTATCAGTTAAGAGAAGAGCACACTGCGCACCAAAATAATTTGCTTTGCCTGCAAGCACATCCGATCCAACATTGAGGGCTCACAGACACATTTTACCACCTGAGAAGCTGCCCTACTCTAAGACGAGCCCCTACTTACAGACAAACGACTAATCCACTATTTACAAACAAGGTCGCATAGTAGGTGTTTGAATTTGATTGATTACACAAAAGCAATGGAATCATACTGCTGCAGCCCCTCCAATGATGTATTTGACGAAGTGATCAGGCATCGGGCTCCAAACAAAAGCATTACACCAGCTGGGTAAAAAACAGAGGCACCGAGTCTAATAAGAGACGAGAAATAGAGAATCTAGAGAGAAGAAGCTgagtgaaaaaagaaaaaaaagaacttgTGTGTAAACTTTTAAGGCCTACGTGATggagtaaaaagaaaaaagacaatAGTTACcgtgcattttcattttccctCACTGCTTATAAGACTTTGCAAGCCCCCTTCTTAGCCTCTTCAAAGTGGGGCGTGGGGCCTTATCATCAGTTTGTGAGGACGCACCTTCAAGATCATCTGAAAGCGGATTTTCAGTTCGAACAAGATAAACAATTGAAAAGAATAAGGGGACCTAAACTACACAACGTTCCTACCTTCGCTGTTGTTCTTGTGCATTGGTGGGGTGCCATTTGAAGATTTCTTTTGCTTGTTGCCAATCGTTGGGATACCCTGGACATTCTGAGTACAGAACGTGATTAAGCTATTTACTTCCATGGATTTAATCTTGAAAAAAATGCATTTACGCTTAAAGGTTTTCTAGTTACCTTCACATCTTCATCTTGACTAGTCCTTTGAACCTCAACGTTCTCAGACGTCATTTCCTTCTTTGTTGTCTCTCCTTGCTGGGCAACCTTATTTTGTTCATCATAACCAGATCTCTTCTCACCTATCACAATGACACCTCGTCCCATTTGTTGCTCTGGAACCTCACATTTCCCATTGAAGGGTGACATGTAGCAAAACCTGAATTATGGAATGGAACAGGTGATGCCCACGTACAAACTTTAGTGAACGAATATCTTAAACTCCTCCCGTTTTTTAAGTTCTTCAACTGTGATGGTACAAGAGTATCCAAAAATAGCTTGAACTGATCAATGAATTGAGATCCTCAGTGCAAATATTATTTAGCTGATAGTACAAGAGAACCTTGCATGAACATCATCCAGTAAGCTAAAAACAAGCAAGATGATCATCGTTAATAAAGAAGTGTGATCTAGTGCGGTTAATGTATCAATATTATTTGTAGAGTGGTATCACGGTGGCCATGCACAATGGTAAAATCACTACACGTAATAATCTATGAGCATCGTGTGTGATTAAAGAGAGCATCGCCTGATAACATGCAAAGGAAATAATCACTAGTAAAAAGTGGTCAAGTGCAGTTAGCATGTAAATCACAATAATAAAATCACAATATTTCATCATGTATGAGAATCTTGCATACAAACCATTCATCCGGAAGAGTGTCTATATTGAAGCCTGAATTCAACATTCTCCACTTACGACAGCTGTAGCATTGAACCCAGTCCTGATCAGCCTTGTAGCGCTCATTCCCTTTTCTCTGGATGAagaaagttaattacagtgagcaagattttgaaaaaagagggaacacaatattttcataataatatgAAATAATCTACAATGAGAACTTAGTTCATGTATAATATGAACATTTAGCTCCTGATGGCTTAAATAGAAACAAGGATTGGAAGGGTATGGAAgtatctaaaaaatattttccaaTATAACTAAATCATAAATCCATACCAATTCATCGTCAACAACAATAGCCTTTTCcccaagcaagttagggtaggctagagatgaagcCCACAAGAtctaactaaaaagatgatgtaaaaacaataataataaagatactagtagtagtaaaaaaaataaaagtaataacagGATAAagagactgatgcataagttatggttttggtacGTGAATTGCTAACTTTCACGCGCTTCTATCCGTGGATAGTTCTTTAGAGATATTtcattccttcaagtctctctttacagactcctctcATATTAGGTTTGGTCGACCCCTGCCTCTCTTCACATTGTCAGCGCGTCTTAGTATCCCGCTATGCAGAAGTGACTCTAGAGGCCTCCGTTGGATgtgtccaaaccatctcaaccgatgttggacaagcttttcttcaattagCACTACCCTTACCCTATcacatatattattatttcgGATCTTATCCTTTTTTGTATGGCCACAAATCCATCACAACATACGTATCTCTGCTACACTTAACTGTTGgacatgtcgccttttagttggccaacattcgaCGCTCTACAACATCATAGGTCGAATTGCTGTCCCATAGAACTTACCTTTCAGCTTTTATGCACCTTCTTGTCACAGAGGATGCCAGAAGCTTGACACTATTTTATCTATCCGgctttgattctatgactaacatcttcatcgatatcacCATCCTTTTGTAGCATCGATCCCAAATATCGAAAGTATCCTTCTTGGGAACCACCTCTCCACCAAGACTAACATCTTCTCTCATACCTAGTAGCACCGAAATCGTACTTCATATACTCGGTTTTGGTCATACTAAATCTAAAACCTTTCGATTCTAAAGTATATCTCCACAACTCTAATTTCCTATTAACTCATATCCTACTCTCGTCAACTAGCACCACATCGtcagcaaagagcatacacTAAGGGATATCTCCCTAAATGTCCCTTCTGACCttatccatcaccaaagcaaataaataagggCTCAAATCCATACCAATTCAAGATTGTCAAAATTAGTATCCCAGTATTCATCCACTTTCCTACCAAGCCACTCCTCCAGTTTGGCATACATTTCACAATCTTGAAATCCTTGTTTGTTGTTGAGAACCCATGAATTACCATCTTCATCGTCCTgcaaaaaatagagaagttaaCTACATGGacactagaaggaaaaaaaatagcaggATTCCGTCAAAAAGGATATAGTACAGGATAGCTGAACTTCACGCACTGAAAACAAAATATAAAGTATAGCAAGGCCGTGATATTTAAACCATACAATGAGATTTGTAATATCTGCAACTCCTATTACTCCGCGTCCCGTGTCAGCACAATGCTTTTGGCCTCCAACTCGTTTGTAagactgaaaagaaaagaacacataATCAAAAGTTGGCGGGAGATATCATACGAGTACGTACCGCAGAATACAAAAGCCAAAGAGTGCAAATAGTGTACTACAACAAAACAAATGTTTGCAGCTAAATAAACTTGTACATGAATAGCTCAATCAAATTCCTGTAAATATCTATTACATTCAATATGTATTTCCGTGCTCAACACAGATGTAGCTACAATTCGCTCTCCCAACTCTACTCTAGCATGCAATGCAACTATTAATACCAGAGCAGCTAATCTACCTCTATTAGACGACCATGCCAATACAAGAAGATTCCGCAATTCATTCTGTCCCATTCTACCTTGCTCCTTCCCAGGGTCAATAGAATAGTCCTTCCCATAATTTCACCAGACATAACAGAAGTCTTATTAAGGGTCTTTGCCAATGGGCGGCTTTTGACCTACAAGTTCAAAAAAACAGCAAATGTAAACAGGAATATAAATACACCATAATATAAAAAGAAATGACACGTGAATATTTTACCAAAGACCCTTGGACAGATATCTGCATCCGAGGATTCAGGAACATAACTTCCAAATAGGATTGGAGAGAATAGTCCAACAGCACCTAAGAATATGACCCATAAAAGAAGTAACCAATAGCACATAAAGAATCggcaataaaaaaataagaaccaTTTTGCCAACCATGACTTGACCAAAGAAAATGGTTAGGTTCCAAATCACAGTCATGCACAAGGTTCAGAGTACTCAATGATTGAATGCTGCCACTGCATCCTCATGAAACTACCAAAAATCAAGCTTACAGACAGTATATATAAAGAAAAAGCTACAGAATGCCATGAGAAAGCTACAATGAACTTCTGGTTTCTATAAAGGCGAAATTGCAAATACCAACCTAGAAGTCACTTTGAATATGGTTGTCTATTGcctcaaaaagaaataaaaaaaataaaattgaccAAGAGTTACAGAGCGTACCTTGTTACTTGTTTGTCCTGGACGTGATCTGGCTCTTCTCGAACGAATTAATATGTCCCCACGACCATTATGCACAGGATTTTCAGAAGACTTCCCAGAATTCCATTCCAAAGTGTAATCTGTACCCCATTTGTCTAAATTCCATATATAGATCTGTGTCCCAGTCCGATCTTCACCAAATAGCCCTAGTTTTTCTCCAATGAAATACTCATTAAAGGAAGAAAATTCCTTGATAGCATTCAGGTTATATTCGGCAGTTGCTTCAGACTGGACACTCAAATCAACTTccatgtattgcccttccttaCGATATGCCACCACAGGGATCTCAAGATTCTGCAGCAAATCGTCCAATGTAAATTAACTTTAAATTGGGACAACTCTTTAAAGATCCTCAATAGAGTGGTATACTAAGAATAAAACAATAATTAGAACAACACTTACATCCTTCTCTTCATTAAAAGACTGAGAAAGAAAGGCCACTGATCTGGAGGATGAAGTTTGTGTAAGCACAATTGCATCTTTTCCAAGCTTCATAGCACCAGTCTACAAATAGCACACAGAAAATAGTAAAGTTGGTAATAACAACAACAGTCTTCGCACAATAAAACTGTGTatgcaaaaaatttatcaaCAAAGACTGTAGGCATGATTGAAGCATGCAGATTTCAAATAAATTGTTTACAGCACTAGCAGAGGCTATGAACGGACATAACTGAATTTTGGCAGGTTTATTTAACTTTATGTGCACCACATACATGATTTTTTGACGAATTTTCTAAACATTGTGACATGCTGAATTCTCTAATGGGGATGGCAGAACCCATGGACACAAAATCCACACTCAATTAACTAAACAATGTATGTTCGCAATCATACTAGCTTACAGGGCAGAAATGAAGAAAGCAACTTGGAGGATAAAATTAGCATTGGACAGAGAAACCTAGCTAACAAAAATGATGAAGGACTGTAGGTCTGTAGCATCGACAGTATAAAATAAACAGGTCGTTTGGGACTACTAAACAAGCGTTCATTTACTTGTCAGCGTTACACATATAAGCGCCTTCCGATAAAACAGTTCCAGTGAAACCATACTAAATCTTATTGCATTCATCAGTGGGACTTGAAGGATTTAAATATTTGGAGGTAATCTAAAACATAGATCACATCAACAATGAGGATAGAATCAGAAGATGGCAATCTAGCACTGTGAGTAGAAATATTGAAACAGAGGAAGATGAAGCCATTCTAGAGAAAAATACTGAGAGATGTCTACCTTAAATCCGATTCCAAATCTCCCAACCTGATCCTTGCAATGTCCGTTTGGTCGTTTGTGACCAAAAGAGATCATTCTCATCATATCAGCATAAGTCATTCCATATCCATCATCAATTACAGATAAGACAGGAATTTTTCTTTGTGCTTTCTTCGAAAACAAAGATTCAATGGAAATACTCAACCTTCCAGAATAAAAGGAGAATAAACATGAAACAAGTAGTTAGCACAATCAAAGAAGAATAACCAAAAGTAGTccataaaataatataataacATATCTAGCAACAGGACACGTTCTGAAAACTACAAATAGAAACATGATATCTGTCTAACACTACAGTGGCTTGTAATCTACGCTCGATAGTTTCATTTTTATGGtgtccttttttttctcaaagaaaCTTTTCGTTTTTACAACTCCGTAGGGTGCGCTACGGCAACACAGGATTGAACTGGAAAAGATTCTCTATTACAGCTGCATATTCTCCTTCTCGTGAAAATACTAATTAACTGAAACCTTTTCTTATGGCCACAcaagaatattttattattacaATTAGCAAAGATTTTCTTAAATAACTAGATCTCATGACACAATGCAACTGCAGTTGATTGCAGACTAGACTAAAAtgattgcaaaaaataaaaaatcaccatATTCTGATTACAGAATCCTGAAAGACATGAGCATACCTAGATGCACCTGCATCTCTGGAGTTATCAATAAGCTCTGCTATTGCCCCAAAGATCCAGCCAGCATGTGTTTGACTAAGTGTTCGCAGATAACTGGGGTCTGCACTGATGAAATTTTTTGTAGGACAATCTGTTCTCTTTTTCTCTATTGGATTCAAAACTCTAGGGCCCTCTTCACCAGACTCGCATGGTGAGGATTCTGGAACTTCTGTGGTATGTCGATCATGATGTTTACGTGAAGTTTCCATCTCCTTGGGGTTTGGTCCACTATCACAAATCTCCTCCTTAAAGTATTGCGGCTTAGGATTCCTGGAGCCATATTGGAATTCACTTTTGCAAGAACTCTTTGAAACATTCCTTGCAGGGCTATTCAAATGTCCCTCTGTTGTCATAACAAATAAGCAAAGAATGGACAGTTAGCAAAATTAATTCGAATCATCAAAAGTTCCGAGAAACCATGGTACATTGTCATGCATAGCTTCAACTTCAACCATGGATAACCCAGCACCACGAACAAGTAATAATCCAAATGAAGTAAACAGAAGATAGGTCAATAATGCAACCTTTTGAAATTGGCACAGTATCACCAACACAAAAGAAACTGTTAAAGATGAAACAGAGGTGTGCAGAATGTCTTCCATTGACCAAGGCAATTAGCATCTCATTATTCAATAAGCAATAATACAATATAACATGCTGGAAAAAATGTACCTGTGTACAATGAATTATCCTAGCAAAGCAGTTGTGTTCAAGAAGAATCAGAGAAAAGCCCTCACCAGATAAtcctgccatccatttgaaatccccaggacCATTTTGTCCACACTCGTACATGAGCACCGCATGC from Phragmites australis chromosome 8, lpPhrAust1.1, whole genome shotgun sequence includes:
- the LOC133927042 gene encoding uncharacterized protein LOC133927042, coding for MVSEAFDLNEQPHDNRGGSLNYVLLQKDSKNICRTKVCDLPIEVPFIWSIISFVPTKAYQRRDFPKFSLLPDPEDGRQKYEWGKFMRHLSDNKKAGIVRCGSSTFHILAPQPDERPNFSHAVLMYECGQNGPGDFKWMAGLSEGHLNSPARNVSKSSCKSEFQYGSRNPKPQYFKEEICDSGPNPKEMETSRKHHDRHTTEVPESSPCESGEEGPRVLNPIEKKRTDCPTKNFISADPSYLRTLSQTHAGWIFGAIAELIDNSRDAGASRLSISIESLFSKKAQRKIPVLSVIDDGYGMTYADMMRMISFGHKRPNGHCKDQVGRFGIGFKTGAMKLGKDAIVLTQTSSSRSVAFLSQSFNEEKDNLEIPVVAYRKEGQYMEVDLSVQSEATAEYNLNAIKEFSSFNEYFIGEKLGLFGEDRTGTQIYIWNLDKWGTDYTLEWNSGKSSENPVHNGRGDILIRSRRARSRPGQTSNKVLLDYSLQSYLEVMFLNPRMQISVQGSLVKSRPLAKTLNKTSVMSGEIMGRTILLTLGRSKVEWDRMNCGIFLYWHGRLIESYKRVGGQKHCADTGRGVIGVADITNLIDDEDGNSWVLNNKQGFQDCEMYAKLEEWLGRKVDEYWDTNFDNLELRKGNERYKADQDWVQCYSCRKWRMLNSGFNIDTLPDEWFCYMSPFNGKCEVPEQQMGRGVIVIGEKRSGYDEQNKVAQQGETTKKEMTSENVEVQRTSQDEDVKNVQGIPTIGNKQKKSSNGTPPMHKNNSEDDLEGASSQTDDKAPRPTLKRLRRGLAKSYKQ